Proteins from one Cinclus cinclus unplaced genomic scaffold, bCinCin1.1 SCAFFOLD_214, whole genome shotgun sequence genomic window:
- the TRIM7 gene encoding E3 ubiquitin-protein ligase TRIM7, with protein sequence MAAVFLPGNLQDEATCSVCLEFFKDPVSIECGHNFCRACIAKSWKDLEMDFPCPQCREVFQQKSFRPNRQLANMSEIISQFALRGAKGAEQDGLCPKHREALKLYCKDDRRTICVVCDRSREHRPHAVVPVDEASEEYKEKIQGRLDFLRKERQELLEFKVNDDKKTQELLKTIESERQKLLSDFERLRQFLHDQEHILLGQLEKMEKNISKRQNENITDLSKEITLLNKLITELEEKIQQPMLEFLKDVMATISRSDDVKCHKPVPVCTDMKMHVCNFSLKTVVLEKVLKKFREHLQDELGRGEKEDLTLDPDSANHLLVLSADLKSVRMGCRKQELPDNPKRFDTNSRVLATTGFKSGRHYWEVEVGPADGWAFGVAKESVRRKGLTQFSPEEGIWAVQQNGGRYWAVTSPQRTLLCLGHKLSRVRVYLDYEGEEVSFYDAENMQHIFTFNVAFQEKVFPLFSVCSTVTYIKLCP encoded by the exons ATGGCAGCCGTGTTCCTGCCCGGCAACCTCCAGGACGAAGCCACTTGCTCCGTGTGCCTGGAGTTCTTCAAGGACCCCGTGTCCATCGAGTGCGGGCACAACTTCTGCCGGGCGTGCATCGCCAAGAGCTGGAAGGACCTGGAGATGGATTTCCCGTGTCCGCAGTGCCGGGaggttttccagcagaaaagTTTCCGTCCCAACCGGCAGCTGGCGAACATGTCCGAGATCATCAGCCAGTTCGCGCTGCGCGGGGCCAAGGGCGCCGAGCAGGACGGGCTGTGCCCCAAGCACCGCGAGGCGCTCAAGCTCTACTGCAAGGACGACCGCAGGACCATCTGCGTGGTGTGCGACAGGTCCCGGGAGCACCGGCCGCACGCCGTGGTGCCCGTGGACGAGGCTTCCGAGGAGTACAAg GAGAAAATCCAGGGGCGCTTGGACTTCCTGAGGAAGGAgcggcaggagctgctggagttcaAAGTGAATGACGATAAGAAAACCCAAGAGCTGCTG AAAACCATCGAGAGCGAGCGGCAGAAGCTGCTTTCGGACTTCGAGCGGCTACGGCAGTTCCTGCACGACCAGGAGCACAtcctgctggggcagctggagAAGATGGAGAAGAACATCTCTAAGAGGCAGAATGAGAACATCACCGACCTCTCCAAGGAGATCACGCTTCTCAACAAGCTCATCACCGAGCTGGAGGAGAAAATCCAGCAGCCCATGCTTGAGTTCCTCAAG gatGTGATGGCCACCATAAGCAG GAGCGATGACGTGAAGTGCCACAAGCCCGTCCCTGTCTGCACTGACATGAAGATGCACGTCTGCAACTTCTCCCTCAAGACTGTCGTCCTTGAGAAGGTCCTGAAGAAATTCCGAG AACACCTGCAGGACGAGCTGGGACGAGgtgaaaaag AGGACCTGACCCTGGATCCCGACTCCGCCAACCACCTGCTGGTCCTCTCTGCTGACCTCAAGAGCGTTCGCATGggctgcaggaagcaggagctgcccgACAACCCCAAGCGCTTCGACACCAACTCGCGGGTCTTGGCCACCACGGGGTTCAAGTCGGGGCGGCACTACTGGGAGGTGGAGGTGGGGCCCGCGGACGGCTGGGCCTTCGGGGTGGCCAAGGAGTCCGTCCGCAGGAAGGGGCTGACGCAGTTCTCCCCCGAGGAGGGCATCTGGGCCGTGCAGCAGAACGGGGGCCGCTACTGGGCCGTCACCTCTCCCCAGCGCACCTTGCTGTGCCTGGGCCACAAGCTCAGCCGGGTCCGCGTCTACCTGGACTACGAGGGCGAGGAGGTTTCCTTCTACGACGCCGAGAACATGCAGCACATCTTCACCTTCAACGTGGCCTTCCAGGAGAAGGTGTTCCCCCTCTTTTCGGTCTGTTCCACCGTCACCTACATCAAACTGTGCCCCTGA